gtacacacacacacacacacacacactcctaacCAGAGTTCTAAACCTGTGTGAGTGACTTTCTCTAGTGCACACAAACTGAGATATTCAGCAGAATCTTCACACTGCTTTCTTACTGAAGGATTCGTGACAGGAATTGATTCATCTATTCTTCAAGGCTGCGTTACATttataaaagtgacagtaaagacatttataatgtcacaaaagatttccatttcaaataaaactttctattcatctgagaatcctcaaaaataaaatgcatcacagtttccacaaaaatatgaatgttttcaacattgatgataatcagaaatgtgtcttgagcagcaaatcagcatagtaatgatgctgaaaatacagagaaataaattacaattagagaacaactgttttaaacagtaGTAATATTTCCCAGTGTTACACCTCATTATTGGTGTGATTgctgatactgtgtgtgtgtgtgtgtgtgtgtgtgtgtgtgtggtgcagttACTGGCTCCTGACATCCGTCACGAGAGGAACGTGGTTCTCCAGTGCGTCCGTTTCATCGTCCGCTGTGGGTTCTTCGGTCTGGCTGCTAAAGACTCTCACGAGATCAGTGTGTCTGAGAACACAAGCGCTGAGGACGTCAGTGGAGACGGAGCGATCGACCAATCACAAGAGAGCGCTGCTGAAGacaggcgtgtgtgtgtgagtccggAGCGGAGCGGTGTGCTCCAGCAGCTGTTTGCTCAGCGCTTAGTGTGTGACGAGGCGGAAGAAACACCCTCCTGATGTCACACGCTCACAAaccctttctttttcttctttttttcaccggttatttttatttactaatgtGTTTGGTCTTTCAAAAGAAAAGACTCCTGACTGTTGAATGGATATGAATTGGTTTGATCTGTATTTTGAGCTGTAGCTGTAGTAAATAAAGCGGTGTGTGTGAATCTGTGATTGATTTGTGTCACATCCGTCAAGACCTTCGTCAGACCTTCAGCAGCTCCTCGTCGTCTTCAGATCATGTCGATCCTAATAAAATAGTGCCTTTTTTATGATGCCATTAAATAATTGTGAACTCCACGGCTGTGAATTTGTTCTCACTTCTGTCTTTGTCCACAATATGATAACCTTTTGTAATGTTCCATTAACAAGAACAATGAGAAATGCATCGAAATCATTTTATAATAGTTAATGCCCCttccaacatttactaatacactaTTAAAAAGATGTATctggtaatattaataatattaattaatattattgaaGATATGTTTCTATGAATGTTCATATTTACTGCGCAAAcatccttgtttttttttaaactataaattaGTATAGATGATAGAGTATTGAAGCATCAGTTTACTGCATTAACTATTAATCCCAGGTATGTCTGTCTTAaaagtttatttacaaaaatgttaaattagtCGATGTGAAAGTTATGATTATCATTTTGTACATTTAGCAGTTTAATTAAATTGATGGATTCTAACTACACATAAAATTTTAggttataattaaaatgtgtcataATGTCCCATATAACAAAAAAAGATGCTTCAAAAGATATAATTTTAGAATGTAACGTACCGTTACAGATGTGCTGCAATATTATTACTTTAATGTCactgaaaacaattatttacGCCGCAATATTTACTAAAAGGTTATTTACTCCATGTACTCCATCAattgtttatattgtatattttttaaataataatacaaaaatgccGTGTGGAAACGAATGAATGATTGTCCGTGATGTATCCGCATTCGTCCGGTCCTCAGTCTCTCCGCCAGCCGCTCTGAGATCAGCCGCTCCCGCTGCATCTCAACCGCGGGAACCGCGAGACATCTGATCCCGGATCAGCGCTGGAGCGCCTCGCGATGGGCGTGTCCTGCTCTCCGCGGCTCCGCCCCCTCTGGCGTCACCGCAGCTGCTAGCTCGTCGGTTAGCGTGCTAACAGCGTTCGGCAGTGATGAGACAGAGACAGGATGAGACAGCAAACCTGCGAATGAAGCCATTTCAGCATCCTCACGCAGGCCAGAGAGCTAAACGCGGCGGAGAACAGATTTAAACCCGGATTTAGGTCCCTATTCAGTCACACCAGGAGTTCGGAAGAGCGTCTGCAGCGCTGAGGTGATGTCCGTCTGTTTATGTTCATTTATCAGCCGTCACTGACTCGAACGCGCTCTTCTGTCTGGACACACGCTGTTAGTGGACTGAGTCAGTGTTTAATGTGCTAACCAGGAGCTAGCTGACGTTAGCCTGCATTATTTAGTATAAACAATCTGTTGGAGCAGCTGTCAAACTCTTGTTTGCTCTGTAAATGGGGACTATAAGCGGTTTCCTAACGACGTCACTGCACGGACTGTAGTGTCTCCATCAGGTACAGTACACAGTCTACCGTGTTTACATCCCAACAGATGCATCACTCGGACTCCAGCGGAGAGTCACCGGTCAGCAGGAGGATGTCCCACCCATCAGTGACCGGTCGCAGGGGCAGCGGTGTTACCGTCTCATCTGATGACCACCAGACGTCCCCGGACCCCATCACCCCCCCCACAGCCTCAGCCTCCTGACCCCCGGGTCACAGGTCAAGAAGAAGAGCGGCTTCCAGATCACCAGCGTCCTGCCCGCGCAGGTGTCCTCCGCCAGCGCCAACACCAGCCTCGCCGACGACACGGAGAGCTACGACGACATGGACGAGTCTCACACCGAGGACCTGTCCTCGTCCGACATCCTGGACGTGTCTGTGTCCCGAGCCACGGACACCGGCGTCCCCGAGAGGAGCTCGTCAGAGGAGACACTGAACAGTGTGCACGGGGGCGAGACGCCCGGAGTCACGTCGCCCAACGAGCCGCTGATGCAGCAGGGGTACATGGTCAATGGtgtccaccatcatcatcatcagaagaCTGGACGACCCGCGGCTCCTGCGGCAGTCCCTGTTGTCCAGCCGGCTCCGGGCTCCAGCGGGCGCTCCGGCGTGGATGCTGCTCCGTTACCGGACGCCTCCAGTGCTTCTGTCCCTCCGACCGCGAGCGCAGTGACCACCGCCTCTCGCTTCAGGGTGGTGAAGCTCGATTCCAACTCGGAGCCGTTTCGGAAGGGTCGCTGGGTGTGTACGGAGTATTATGAAAAAGACGGCCCGGCGGGAGACGCAGCGGTCGCTCACAGAGCGGTGGAGAGCATCATTCAGTCTGAACACGAGACCACGAGCGGCAGCTCCTCTGGAAGCACTTTGAGCGGCGGAGGAGACGGTCAGCAGGCTCACGCTCCAGACCCAGGCGCCGGACAGACCGCTCTGTTGGGTGTCGAGAGTTCATCTGCCTCGGTTCGACCCTACAGTGTAGAGACCCAGAGCAGCACCAAACCTCCGGTGTCCGTCAGCCAGAGCGCTCTTCCTCCAGTGGAGTACAGCCCGAGGCCCGCAGCTCAACCTCTTCAGATTCCTCCGGTGTCACCCAGAGCTGTGCCAGTGTCCGTGGGGATACCAGGGCTTCCTCCGGTGCCCGTGTCTCCGAGGCCACAGATGAGCATCAACCCTGACCAAACTGGAGCCCAGCTGTCCTCATCTGCCGCTCCGAGCAACCTGCAGCCGCTGCACGGGGCCGCTGTACAAGCGCTGAGAGCCCCGCTCCCGCCGGCGGGCCCCGGGTATGTGACGGCCTCGCAGCTGGAAGATGCCCAGAGACTCCTGCTGCAGCACCACACACTGCTCTCACTGCCCCGGCTGACCGCAGGAGGCATCGCCGGCCTCACCGGACCCCCTGCGTCTGATGCTGCTGTCTCTGCTGATGAGGACAGGTAAGAGACGCTCTCTCAGACCGACTGCTTCATGTGACTGTGATTGTATGCActgttattttaagataatttctatattataatatttttattttatggatatttatatagaaatttaaatacatttatgtaaatcatgtacaatgtatttatttatatatatatcatgcatggtgatgatatatatatttttaattttttattttttaatatatgtcaataaatgtatttttctcccCTTTTGTCCTAGTAGTGtattctatttgtattttttagatatatttcAAGTAATCACAAAATGTCATTGAGGGGTGAATCTCATAAAGTCCAGATCAGGTTTTCAACTCAAAATCAGAGAAAGTAAGAATATTGTAGTATTTTGCAGTCCTATTTGAGACCTTAAATATTTTAGGAGATTTATGTGACATCAGCATGACATTAAACCCCAGGAGACTGTAATGCAGAGCTCTTGTTCTTCTCAACACGTTTCAGTAGTAATCTTCATGAGCTGGAGTAAGTGTGTGCTGTGTATCAGTGCAGTGGTTTGATGAAGAGTTTGTCCTTGAATGAGTCGCTCTGTTCTTCACTTCTGGTTGCTCTGTTTGTGGTCAATCTAGTGCCTCTAAATATATCCGCTCGTCTCCGGAGAACTCTTTCCTGTTCCTCCATCTCCTTAAAACTGAGGACCGTCTGGTTGCCATAGAGACGCATCTGCAGTGATTCAGCAGAAGATGAGAGTGTGGCTCTTCTGgtcacatgatgatgatgatgctggtgatgatggtgatgttgatgatggtgatggtgatgatgatgatgatgatgggtgatgatgatggtggtgattatgggtgatgatggtgatggttgTTATTatgggtggtggtggtggtgatggtggtgatggatgatgatgatggtggtgatgaatGATGAAGATGGTGGTGATAATGATTCGGGTGAGTGTCGTTACCCTCTTCATGTCCTGCAGGGGTTTAATGCAGTGATATGCTGCTGTTGATTCAGATCTACACGTTTGCGTTGAATGTGGATTGATTTCTGCTTCTTTAACACCCGAGGCTCTCTGTTTACCGTCCACAGAGTTAAAGTTACTGAGTACATCATGATTTCTGCTCGGTTTATAACTAGTCTCTTATCGTCACGTGGCATGTTTTCTCATCTCAGTCCTCTGTTCAGTAACGTTCTCTTCTAGTTTCTTCTGTGCTAGTTTTCTGCTACAGAAACTCCTGATGAATCAGATTGATACGcagtttgtttattgtttgtcatTAATCGTTTCATGGCATAAAACTGTCCtcatattacaaacacacagtcagAAATGAACAGTCACAGATGCTCCAGGAAGAAGTGTGTGATATTAAAGCTACTGTATGAAAAGTTTtacgtaaaaaatatatattttcaaaatcatttttcttGAGAACACagtttggaataaaaaaataatataaacttaGCATTTTAAGTATATTGCTTGATTCTATGTGATGATGTGTGgtgtgtttctttgtgtttttattttgtgttgagGTAACAGTCCAGTGGAAAACCCCCGCGGTGTCATGTGACCCATGTGTGTTTGAATCATTGATGTACGAGTCCATCGCGTGTGTCATGTATGTAATCATGGACGTCAGATGATTCATTCAGTGATTCCTTATTCATACTGAACATGAAACCTCAACCGCACTCTCTTTACGTTCTTAAATGATGATCTTGGTCTTGAATTATGTTGAATATTCAGTTAGGTTTATAGAATCTTGTAGAAGAGCAGCAGTGCTCACAGTCACATCAGTGTTTCGCTCTGAAATCCTCCTACTGAAGTAAAATGTTTATCAAATGAAGTTGAAGACTGCAGTGCAGCGTTGATATCTCGATCTAGTGACAGTATTTCTGCTTGTTGAGCAGTTTTCTGCTCTTGAATCTCATGGTGTTAGCTGAGCTCAGGCAGGTCCAGTTATTGTCCTGCATGTTCTGTATTTGACAGAAGTGATGATGTTCTGAGATCATGAGTGACTCAGGTGTGTGATGGAGTAGATGTGCAGTGCTGTGTGTGTCCTGTAGGTGTCAGTGAATCTCcactcacagctctctctctctgtgtgtgtgtgtgtgtgtgtgtgtgtgtgtgtgtgtgtgtctcatttaGAGTGAAATTGGATGAATCTCTCTATCAAGAACATGTTCAGATCAGATTTATCTTTATAATTGTCTCCTTTATGTTTAATAAACCTGATTTTGTATATTACAGATATTGTTGACTTACTGTACAgagtttgtaagtcgctttggataaaagcgtgtgctaaatgcataaatgtaaacaggCTTCATTTTGAATGTGTAATATAACGTGTTTCTTCTTGAGATATTTGTAGTTCATCCAGTTCTTCGTCTGGAGTCAGAATCAGCTGCGTTACTGCACTGCACCATCATTtactgttatttgtatttttacttctGCATTAGTCTTGGGCTGTATGTGATGGAGAGAGCTTTGCAGAATGACAGAGACACATCTGGAGTTGATTAGTGTTTTCTCGTTGAACGTCTGTCTGATTTCTGCTCCTCGtgtttctgttctgttgtgatgaGATGTATTTGTTAATAACAGCTCTGTTCTCATCAGATATTGGATAAGACACTAATACCTCTCACAGACGTTATTTGGATTCTAGGCTGTTCATCTAACTGTATTCAGGCTTTTATGCATGTTTGATGTGAATCGTTAGTTGCACATAAAATCACTTCTTCTGTGGTTCTTATAGTGAAGTGTGTCTGTTTATCTACTGATCGTTCTTCGTGTTTATTAGCGATGCACGATAATGGATTTCTTAAACACTAAGTCTCTCCTGTGCAAAGAtcgtaatttatttttaattgaacaaaaacgTAGTTGTTAGTTAGAATTAAATAAACCGTAATATTCTTTTATAATAAGAGTACACGGAAAGCtttgaaaataacattaaataatgaactacaaataaatgtTCTGCATTTTATATCAAAATTGTTCAGACTGATGCATTgctaaatttaacattttatttgtagaatTAACATTTGGATATGGTCTAAATCAGtagagagggttagggttaggcttGTGAAGTTTAGGGCTAGCTTCTGACCTTTAAACCCGTGATTTTGGCATCAGTTACTGCTTTATTCAGTCTGAAACAAACTTgtgttatttgtgtattttacttaaattttattaCAAGTACATTCCGATTACGTTCCGGTCATGTCGAGCATCCCTAGTGTTTATGTTGAAGCTGTTCGCTCAAATAGATGACAGAATCCCACAGACTCATGCCAgaccttagcaacaccctggcaaccgcTCGGATGACTCTAACacactcatcacacacacacacgtgttctcCAGCGAGTGTGAGGTCAGTTTGTGTTGGGATGGTCATCAGACTTGCAGCAGCTTCATTCAGCTCTCATGTGTCTCTGCATTCATTCTGATTAAATCATATAATCTCACGCCtggaacatgtgtgtgtgtgtgtgtgtgtgtgtggtcagaccTGTGCCTGTGGAGTGACACGCTGAATTAGTATCCACATAAGAGCTCATTCAGATctcaagatttaaaatgtttgtgacACTGCAGGACTGCTGAGTCACtggattaaagcatctgctaaagcTCATTAAAAGTGCTGAAACCAAGAAATGTGATCAAATATATGTCTctcatttaaattgatttaacctaaaacactgatgctgaagaaaaacaaatccaAGTTATCTGTCCACCATCCAGAGTTTCTCACATTTCATCACTCACATAGCAACTGTTGCTAAGGCATGCTGATTGGCTGAAGTCATAAAGTCTCTGTGCTCTTACATAAGAGTCATGATGAGAGCGAGTCGTGCAGCACATCCTTCAGctacacacagacacgcacacacacacacagacacacacacacacacacacacacacacacagacacacaaaaacacacacagacacacactcacacacacacacacacacacacacacagacacacacacacacacacacacacacacagacacacaaaaacacacacagacacacactcacacacacacacacacacacacacacacacacacacattattattactaGTGCTGTCACAATTATGACATTTTGGCTCATAATTTAttgtcctacaaattgtgataCTAAACATTGGGTCTGGATGATAAACCACACGTGATATTAATGtgtatctcgtcagtaaagccgttcTGTGCTCAGCTCGTCGTGAACGGGGCTCTGTGTGAAAGAGAGCAGCTGATGGTGATTTACCTCTGATAACAGAACGGCTTTACTGACAACATACACATTAATATCACGTGTGGTTTATCATCCAGACCGACGGAAAACAATTCATCCCAAccaatgtatatattattttacagcaaCTACAACTATAGTAATGTGTTTCTCTGCTAGTTTCTGTTGAATGTTAAGATTCTCTCCTCCTCCTGTTACTAACCACGTTGAATTTTAGCCCTTAAAAATGCAAGCCCTGATAATATAATGTAGTATTTTTTTCAATTAGTGCAATTCAACATGCTGCTTTTTTCTTTCAAGTACATTTGTCATTCctgatttaaaacaacatttttcagtAGAAATGATATCAGCAACACAAACTGAGTGAGAAGTGTGCTGAATAAGTGATCGTGAACATGAGAAGGTCTCGCTGGAGATGAATGAACTTCAGCTGCTCATCTCAGATCATCTGACCGTCTGACCGAGAGTCACATGATCAGTGACACACATTTCCTCACATTTGATTAGTCACAGACGCAGTGCACAATCTGGAGCGGATTAGAGTTTTTTCTCTTTCTAGCAcactgtctgtatgtgtgtgtgtgtgtgtgtgtctgtgagagagagagagagagagagatagtgtgtgtgtgtgtgtgtgtgtgagtgtgtgtgagtgtgagagagagagatagatagtgtgtgtgtgagagtgtgtgtgtgtgtactctgcaAACCTCAGTGTTTGTTTGGTTCGTCTGCTGGTGTGTCTCTGTTCTCTTTGTTCAGATTCTGTCTTGTTCTCCTAGAGTTCAGATGTAGATGTTCTCGGGCCGCGTGTTTCTCTGTGCACACATGTCTCTTCTGCTAGCGTGTTGTTGTTGTACACGCGTGTGCCCGGCTCAGTCTTTGTCCTGTGTGTGGACGCTGGGCTCATGCTGTGTGTGGTGAGGCGTACACTGATGAAACGAGACGAGCAGCACGTGAGAACACAGGACACGCTCATCGTAACGTTTATATggtgtgtgtctgaaccccagCTCCTGATTggctggttcttctgatcttcactGTTTATGTAACAGTGGTGGGTCATGTGACTCCAGTGATGTTACTGCTTCAGCGTCTCCTCTGgcagtgtttgtgtgagtgagctCTGAAGGAGcgtcagtaaacacacacacacacacacacatcgggcTCAGTGTTGGATGTGCTCGGTGTGTGAGGGTTCGAGCTGGATGTGAGGGATGTTTGATTGATGACTCGGGGCTGCTGGAGCCGGAGAAGATGCCTCTGCAGCTGCTGTTCTGGGAACTGAAGCACCGCAGGTAACACACGCAGAGCATCtctgacacgtgtgtgtgtgtgtgtgtgtgagagagagagataagatgagatgtaaatgatccacACATATAATGCAGTgattgagagctgaagaaatcaaggctcctcagaagatgtttgaaacatgattgatggagaatcaagtaaagctgagctgcttcagtccaggaagagttcatctggagatattactgaccttattctgacctttacttgatcacaatcagacaAGATTTGACATGAGGAGCTCCAGAATTACACTAAAAGGagcctgctgtgtgtgtgagagagaatctGTGAAATATCATCTAAAAACCCACGACAGATCCTCTGTAACGTCTCCAGTGATCCTCTTTCATCAGAAACTGATTACATGtgatctggattacgtaatcccATGCCAAAAATACAGTAGTGTTAATTAGAttcagttatattttaaaatact
The Carassius auratus strain Wakin chromosome 31, ASM336829v1, whole genome shotgun sequence DNA segment above includes these coding regions:
- the LOC113050108 gene encoding TSC22 domain family protein 1-like isoform X1 gives rise to the protein MDESHTEDLSSSDILDVSVSRATDTGVPERSSSEETLNSVHGGETPGVTSPNEPLMQQGYMVNGVHHHHHQKTGRPAAPAAVPVVQPAPGSSGRSGVDAAPLPDASSASVPPTASAVTTASRFRVVKLDSNSEPFRKGRWVCTEYYEKDGPAGDAAVAHRAVESIIQSEHETTSGSSSGSTLSGGGDGQQAHAPDPGAGQTALLGVESSSASVRPYSVETQSSTKPPVSVSQSALPPVEYSPRPAAQPLQIPPVSPRAVPVSVGIPGLPPVPVSPRPQMSINPDQTGAQLSSSAAPSNLQPLHGAAVQALRAPLPPAGPGYVTASQLEDAQRLLLQHHTLLSLPRLTAGGIAGLTGPPASDAAVSADEDSSSGASVVAIDNKIEQAMDLVKSHLMYAVREEVEVLKEQIKELMERNSQLEQENTLLKNLSSPEQLAQFQAQVQTGSPPAGAPPALPPNPGPGPTA